One genomic region from Neisseria weaveri encodes:
- the infC gene encoding translation initiation factor IF-3, with translation MVIAQEREARINGEITAKEVRLISGSGEQLGVVSVREALAMAEEQDVDLVEISPTAKPPVCKLMDFGKYKYEQSKKRDEAKKKQKQVQIKEIKFRPGTDEGDYQIKMRNINRFLEDGDKVKVTLRFRGREMAHQQLGAQLLERVKEDLAEVGTVEQFPKMEGRQMVMMIAPKKK, from the coding sequence ATTGTCATCGCTCAAGAACGCGAAGCACGAATCAACGGTGAAATTACCGCTAAAGAAGTGCGATTAATCAGTGGTTCAGGCGAACAGCTTGGTGTCGTATCTGTCCGTGAAGCTTTGGCTATGGCTGAAGAACAGGACGTGGATTTGGTAGAGATTTCTCCAACAGCTAAGCCGCCTGTATGTAAACTTATGGACTTCGGCAAGTATAAATACGAGCAATCGAAAAAACGTGACGAGGCCAAGAAAAAACAAAAGCAGGTGCAGATTAAGGAAATCAAATTCCGTCCTGGTACGGATGAAGGTGATTACCAAATTAAAATGCGTAATATCAACCGTTTCTTAGAAGACGGAGACAAGGTGAAAGTAACTTTGCGCTTCCGTGGTCGGGAAATGGCTCACCAGCAGTTGGGTGCCCAGCTTTTGGAGCGTGTAAAAGAAGATTTGGCCGAAGTGGGTACTGTTGAACAGTTTCCTAAAATGGAAGGCCGTCAAATGGTTATGATGATTGCGCCTAAAAAAAAGTAA
- a CDS encoding glutaredoxin family protein, producing the protein MKLTLMFREYCSLCHKMRDALGPYQERYGFELEIVDVDENPDLEEKYNELVPVLLHGEVQICHWHLDEVQLETYLESKNI; encoded by the coding sequence ATGAAGTTGACTTTGATGTTTCGGGAGTATTGTTCGTTGTGTCATAAAATGCGTGATGCGTTGGGGCCTTATCAGGAACGCTATGGTTTTGAGTTAGAAATTGTAGATGTTGACGAGAATCCGGATTTGGAAGAAAAATATAACGAATTGGTTCCGGTGTTGCTGCATGGTGAAGTACAAATTTGTCATTGGCACTTGGATGAGGTGCAGCTTGAGACATATTTGGAAAGTAAAAACATTTGA
- a CDS encoding paraquat-inducible protein A, with product MKPISQTRYREYRGNRYEGMLPAHVVDCPECGQRVSIPDLHQGKKAHCPNCNRYLVRVEKNPYQAPLAYSAASLILMLFTYSMLFITVSMPGVTSILTLPSMFASLLQSDFNFLAVTLLILVFGTPLLFLLLCVYVYTALIRNRNYPGLLYATRVMVRLKHWIMVDVFFISTLVAYIKLSSVSMTQFGAAFWLMFALAVMLIRTSSSIPAHWLYHKIHLIRHKNAIQRPSENTGCCSRCLYFRNHDEKTCGVCGADLFNRRPHSLKISLAFLIAAVLLYIPANILPIMISSNPFNEQINTIFNGIVYMWKDGDKLIAVIIFSASILVPVAKIIAMLFLLVSAHYKLPMPAAKMSLLYRITDSVGRWSMVDIFVIIILMSAFHTPIARVLPGPAAVYFCLVVILTMLSAYFFDPRLLWDKEKQQLAQDKAV from the coding sequence ATGAAACCGATTTCGCAAACACGATACAGGGAATACCGTGGCAACCGCTATGAAGGTATGCTTCCGGCTCATGTCGTAGATTGCCCCGAATGCGGGCAGCGCGTTTCGATTCCCGACCTGCATCAAGGGAAAAAAGCGCACTGCCCAAACTGCAACCGCTATTTGGTCAGAGTTGAAAAAAATCCTTATCAAGCGCCATTGGCCTATTCGGCTGCTTCCTTAATTTTGATGCTGTTTACTTACAGTATGCTGTTCATAACGGTTTCCATGCCGGGCGTAACGTCTATTTTGACGCTGCCGTCGATGTTTGCTTCACTGCTGCAGTCGGATTTCAATTTCCTGGCGGTTACCCTGCTGATTTTGGTATTCGGTACGCCGCTGTTGTTTCTGCTGCTGTGCGTTTATGTTTATACGGCATTAATCAGAAACCGCAATTATCCGGGCTTACTTTACGCAACGCGCGTTATGGTGCGACTCAAACATTGGATTATGGTGGACGTTTTTTTTATTTCCACTTTGGTTGCCTACATTAAGCTCTCTTCCGTTTCAATGACGCAGTTCGGTGCCGCTTTTTGGCTGATGTTTGCATTGGCCGTTATGCTGATCCGTACGTCTTCTTCCATTCCTGCGCACTGGCTGTATCATAAAATTCATTTGATACGGCATAAAAACGCTATTCAGAGGCCGTCTGAAAATACCGGCTGCTGCAGCCGCTGTCTCTACTTCCGCAATCATGATGAAAAAACCTGCGGTGTATGCGGTGCCGATTTGTTTAACCGCCGTCCGCACAGCTTAAAAATCTCGCTCGCCTTTCTGATTGCCGCGGTATTACTGTATATTCCTGCAAACATATTGCCGATTATGATCTCCTCCAATCCGTTCAACGAGCAGATCAATACCATCTTCAACGGTATTGTGTATATGTGGAAAGACGGCGATAAACTGATTGCAGTCATTATTTTCAGCGCCAGCATTTTGGTGCCGGTAGCCAAAATCATTGCCATGCTGTTTTTACTGGTTTCCGCTCACTACAAGCTGCCGATGCCGGCCGCGAAAATGTCTTTGCTGTACAGGATTACCGATTCGGTAGGAAGGTGGTCTATGGTGGATATTTTTGTCATCATCATTTTGATGAGCGCGTTTCACACACCCATTGCGCGTGTACTACCGGGGCCGGCTGCCGTATATTTCTGCCTGGTGGTTATCCTAACTATGCTGTCCGCCTATTTTTTTGACCCCAGACTGCTGTGGGATAAAGAAAAACAACAGTTAGCCCAAGATAAGGCCGTCTGA
- the tgt gene encoding tRNA guanosine(34) transglycosylase Tgt, with the protein MLKFTLHKKDGLARRGTLELNHGKIETPVFMPVGTYGSVKAMTPQNLHDIKAQIILGNTYHLWLRPGLEVIEQFGGLHQFIGWDKPILTDSGGFQVFSLSDMRKLTEEGCTFKSPLNGDKLFLSPEISMKIQTVLNSDIVMQLDECTPGEASHDQARKSLQMSLRWAERSKKAFEDLKNPNALFGIVQGAMYEDLREESLKGLEQFDFPGLAIGGLSVGEPKPEMYRMLRAVGPMLPEHKPHYLMGVGTPEDLVYGVAHGMDMFDCVMPTRNARNGWLFTRFGDLKIKNAKHKLDTRPVDESCTCYACQNFSRAYLQHLHRTGEILGAQLNTIHNLHFYQAIMAEMREAIEQGTFSDWQAKFHENRSRGVDA; encoded by the coding sequence ATGCTGAAATTTACCTTACACAAAAAAGACGGCCTCGCACGCCGGGGTACTCTGGAGCTCAACCACGGCAAAATCGAAACGCCGGTTTTTATGCCCGTAGGGACCTACGGCTCCGTAAAAGCCATGACCCCGCAGAACCTACACGACATCAAAGCGCAAATCATTTTGGGCAACACCTATCATTTGTGGCTTCGTCCCGGTTTGGAAGTAATCGAACAATTCGGCGGTCTGCATCAATTTATCGGTTGGGACAAACCGATTTTGACCGACTCCGGTGGTTTTCAAGTGTTTTCTCTTTCCGATATGCGCAAGCTCACCGAAGAAGGATGTACGTTTAAAAGCCCTTTAAACGGTGACAAATTATTTCTTTCTCCGGAAATATCCATGAAAATCCAAACCGTCTTAAATTCGGATATCGTCATGCAGTTGGATGAGTGCACGCCCGGAGAAGCCTCCCACGATCAAGCCCGAAAATCACTGCAAATGAGCCTGCGCTGGGCGGAACGCTCTAAAAAAGCATTTGAAGATTTGAAAAACCCGAATGCGCTGTTCGGCATCGTACAAGGCGCGATGTATGAAGACTTGCGCGAAGAATCATTAAAAGGTTTGGAACAATTCGACTTTCCCGGTTTAGCCATCGGCGGCTTATCCGTAGGCGAACCCAAGCCGGAAATGTACCGTATGCTGCGCGCTGTCGGCCCGATGCTGCCCGAACATAAACCGCACTACCTAATGGGGGTCGGCACGCCTGAAGATTTAGTGTACGGCGTTGCGCACGGCATGGATATGTTCGACTGCGTAATGCCCACGCGCAATGCCCGTAACGGCTGGCTGTTTACCCGCTTCGGCGATTTAAAAATCAAAAACGCCAAACACAAACTAGACACACGCCCGGTCGATGAAAGCTGCACTTGTTATGCTTGCCAGAATTTCAGCCGCGCCTATCTGCAGCATCTGCACCGCACCGGAGAAATCTTAGGGGCACAACTGAACACCATTCACAATCTGCATTTCTATCAAGCCATTATGGCAGAAATGCGTGAAGCCATCGAACAAGGCACATTCAGCGATTGGCAAGCCAAATTCCATGAAAACCGCTCGCGAGGCGTCGATGCTTAA
- the rpmI gene encoding 50S ribosomal protein L35, translating to MPKMKTKSGAKKRFKVLGNGGVKRAHAFKRHILTKKTTKNKRQLRGTSMVNERDLASVAKMLPYA from the coding sequence ATGCCTAAAATGAAAACCAAGTCGGGCGCTAAAAAACGCTTTAAAGTACTGGGTAATGGTGGCGTGAAGCGCGCACATGCGTTCAAACGTCATATTTTGACTAAGAAAACCACCAAGAACAAACGTCAATTGCGTGGCACCTCTATGGTGAACGAACGTGATTTGGCTTCTGTTGCTAAAATGTTACCGTACGCTTAA
- a CDS encoding site-specific recombinase — MIKITPQNLHSTLTTHLESTNFVSILDALAQFLRKGGERRAPERFNQLINILKRDEALCRVFSTRFYLWLSKVHVYPALVGLGIFSRSGFSREIGIRIYERFLPSFKDFNNLKDVFLHIFRSKHDEKWLQTISMRQWLTLHQLLSTRAESQSMETASRQIFQARLHALEMLSVWIAAEELEPDLVKIEPRLLQVDSDFVALQRETAKLVEFYQHNPNTGKHYDTAHIEVILEQCRAQVEYIRRKGTGVGAGSSVKVAHLLERLSQTLDRLDILLEIQTASNSAIAHRKTIELLKSITLAAIEQHSTHLLRRQSIKMLAKSISENTSDHGEHYITRNKSEYLGMLWSAVGGGALIALMALNKIHIGNMGFGPFWTSLLSGFNYGFGFMLIHMLHFTVATKQPAMTAARFAEQVEQNEKGRAVEIKLAKLMIDVVRSQSVAVFGNVSVAILLSALIAYGFAAYAQQPLLAADNVAYQLKSMDAVTQPTLWYAAIAGLWLFCSGIISGFFDNRANYLDLRRRLAIHPLFKKFLPPVFRLRVADYFHRHYGSLAGNFIFGMLLGLTGYFGHLLGLPLDIRHVAFSSANLGYAAVSGDIGFFMFLFSLFGVFMIGLVNLVVSFSLALTVALRSRDSRIDSIPKLISSIWQQAKANPLSLFFPVQTQNAAKNGKNDSK, encoded by the coding sequence ATGATTAAAATTACCCCGCAAAATTTACACTCGACACTCACCACACACTTGGAAAGCACCAATTTTGTTTCCATTCTCGACGCACTTGCCCAATTTTTAAGAAAAGGCGGAGAGCGTCGCGCCCCCGAGCGTTTCAACCAACTGATCAATATCTTGAAACGTGACGAAGCTTTGTGCAGAGTATTCAGTACGCGGTTTTATCTGTGGCTGTCCAAAGTACACGTCTACCCCGCTTTGGTCGGTTTGGGCATTTTTTCCCGAAGCGGTTTCAGCCGAGAAATCGGCATCCGTATTTACGAACGTTTCCTGCCTTCATTCAAAGATTTCAACAATTTAAAAGATGTTTTCCTGCATATTTTCCGTTCCAAACACGATGAAAAATGGCTGCAGACCATCAGCATGCGCCAATGGTTGACTCTTCATCAATTATTGTCTACCCGCGCGGAAAGTCAAAGCATGGAAACGGCCTCCCGCCAAATATTCCAAGCCCGTCTGCACGCACTAGAAATGCTTTCCGTCTGGATTGCGGCGGAAGAGCTGGAGCCTGATTTAGTCAAAATCGAACCCCGCTTGCTTCAGGTCGATTCCGATTTTGTCGCCTTACAGCGTGAAACCGCAAAACTGGTTGAGTTTTACCAGCACAATCCCAATACCGGAAAACACTACGATACGGCTCATATCGAAGTGATACTCGAACAATGCCGTGCCCAAGTCGAATACATCCGCCGCAAGGGTACCGGCGTCGGTGCCGGCTCGTCGGTGAAAGTCGCACACTTGCTCGAACGCTTATCGCAAACTTTGGACAGATTGGATATCCTTTTGGAAATTCAGACGGCCTCTAATTCCGCAATCGCACACCGAAAAACCATAGAACTGCTCAAATCCATCACTTTGGCTGCCATCGAGCAGCACAGCACGCATTTGCTGCGTCGCCAAAGTATCAAAATGCTGGCCAAAAGTATCAGTGAAAACACCAGCGACCACGGTGAACACTATATCACCCGCAACAAATCCGAATATCTGGGCATGCTGTGGTCTGCGGTCGGCGGCGGCGCACTGATTGCTTTAATGGCGCTGAACAAAATCCATATCGGCAATATGGGCTTCGGGCCTTTTTGGACTTCATTACTCTCCGGCTTCAACTACGGCTTCGGCTTTATGCTGATCCATATGCTGCACTTTACCGTTGCCACCAAGCAGCCTGCAATGACTGCCGCACGCTTTGCCGAACAGGTCGAACAAAATGAAAAAGGCCGTGCGGTAGAAATCAAATTGGCCAAATTGATGATTGACGTGGTTCGCTCGCAAAGCGTGGCGGTTTTCGGCAATGTGAGCGTAGCCATCCTTTTGTCCGCGCTTATTGCATACGGCTTTGCCGCTTATGCCCAACAGCCTTTATTGGCCGCCGATAATGTCGCCTATCAGCTGAAATCGATGGACGCAGTAACACAGCCTACGCTTTGGTATGCCGCCATTGCCGGCCTATGGTTGTTTTGCTCGGGCATTATTTCCGGCTTTTTCGACAATCGTGCAAACTATCTCGATTTGCGCCGCCGTTTGGCTATCCATCCGCTATTTAAAAAATTTCTGCCGCCCGTCTTCCGACTGCGCGTTGCCGACTACTTCCACCGCCACTACGGCTCGCTGGCAGGTAACTTTATTTTCGGTATGTTATTGGGATTGACCGGATATTTCGGCCATCTGTTGGGGCTTCCGCTCGATATCCGCCATGTTGCCTTCTCCTCCGCCAATCTGGGCTATGCCGCCGTCAGCGGCGATATCGGCTTTTTCATGTTTTTATTCAGTTTGTTCGGTGTCTTTATGATTGGCTTGGTAAATCTGGTTGTCAGCTTCAGTCTGGCTTTAACGGTCGCCTTACGCTCGCGGGACAGCCGTATCGACAGTATTCCGAAACTGATCAGCAGTATATGGCAGCAGGCAAAAGCCAATCCGCTGAGTTTGTTTTTTCCGGTTCAGACGCAAAATGCGGCTAAAAACGGTAAAAACGATTCCAAATAA
- a CDS encoding M14 family metallopeptidase, with the protein MMKISTQFDAGSVIVTDLTDPSNIRLKIRADNASEFAQWFYFRLQGAAYQNCVMHFENAAEAAYPAGWEEYQAVASYDRQNWFRVPTRYENGVLTIEHTPLSNSVYYAYFEPYSYEQHLNLLGEAQGSGLCQIDDLGSTIQGRDINLLTIGNQAASDLKIWITARQHPGETMAEWFIEGFLGRLLDPQDPTARTLLDRATFYIVPNMNPDGSVLGNLRTNAAGANLNREWLEPTVEYSPEVYYVREKMQQTGVDMFLDIHGDEAIPFVFVAGTEGVPSYNERIANLESQFKEALATASPDFQDEYGYDKDAPGQANLSMATAWVGENFKCLAYTLEMPFKDNNNLPDDDFGWNGQRSLRLGEAMLSAVLAVLPKLR; encoded by the coding sequence ATTATGAAAATCAGCACCCAATTCGATGCCGGTTCGGTTATCGTAACCGATTTGACCGACCCTTCCAATATCCGCCTGAAAATCCGTGCGGACAACGCTTCCGAATTTGCCCAATGGTTTTATTTCCGTCTACAAGGTGCAGCGTATCAGAATTGCGTCATGCATTTTGAAAACGCAGCCGAAGCAGCCTATCCTGCCGGTTGGGAAGAGTACCAAGCTGTTGCCTCATACGACCGCCAAAATTGGTTCCGCGTACCGACACGCTACGAAAACGGCGTATTGACCATTGAACATACGCCCTTGTCAAACAGCGTATATTACGCCTATTTCGAGCCCTATTCTTACGAACAGCATCTGAATCTGCTGGGCGAAGCGCAAGGAAGCGGCCTGTGCCAAATCGATGACTTGGGCAGCACCATTCAAGGCCGCGACATCAACCTGCTTACCATCGGCAACCAAGCCGCCAGCGACTTGAAAATCTGGATAACCGCCCGCCAACACCCCGGCGAAACCATGGCAGAATGGTTTATAGAAGGCTTTTTGGGAAGGCTGCTTGATCCCCAAGATCCCACCGCGCGTACCCTGCTCGACCGCGCAACATTCTATATCGTACCAAACATGAATCCGGACGGCTCGGTACTGGGCAATCTGCGTACCAATGCCGCAGGAGCGAACTTAAACCGAGAATGGCTGGAACCGACTGTCGAATACAGCCCCGAAGTTTATTACGTCCGCGAAAAAATGCAGCAAACCGGCGTAGACATGTTTCTGGATATTCACGGCGACGAAGCCATTCCGTTTGTTTTTGTTGCCGGCACCGAAGGCGTTCCTTCATACAACGAACGCATTGCCAATCTCGAAAGCCAATTTAAAGAAGCCCTTGCCACGGCCAGCCCGGACTTCCAAGACGAATACGGCTACGACAAAGACGCACCGGGGCAAGCGAATCTGAGCATGGCAACAGCATGGGTCGGCGAGAACTTCAAATGCTTGGCTTACACATTGGAAATGCCGTTTAAAGATAACAACAATCTGCCGGATGATGACTTCGGCTGGAACGGACAACGTTCGCTGCGTTTGGGCGAGGCCATGCTCTCTGCCGTTTTGGCCGTCTTGCCGAAGTTGCGCTAA
- the rplT gene encoding 50S ribosomal protein L20 — protein MPRVKRGVTARARHKKVLALAKGYRGRRKNVYRVAKQAVMKAGQYAYRDRRQRKRQFRQLWIVRINAGARENGLSYSKFMNGLKRAAIEIDRKVLADLAVFDKAAFAQLVEKAKTALA, from the coding sequence ATGCCACGCGTAAAACGCGGTGTAACCGCACGTGCCCGTCATAAAAAAGTATTAGCGTTAGCCAAAGGCTATCGTGGTCGTCGTAAAAATGTCTACCGTGTTGCCAAGCAAGCGGTAATGAAAGCCGGTCAGTACGCTTATCGTGACCGTCGTCAACGCAAACGTCAATTCCGTCAATTGTGGATCGTGCGTATTAACGCAGGTGCACGTGAAAACGGTTTGTCTTACAGCAAATTCATGAACGGTTTGAAACGTGCTGCAATTGAAATTGACCGTAAGGTATTGGCTGATTTGGCTGTTTTCGATAAAGCCGCATTTGCCCAATTGGTTGAAAAAGCAAAAACTGCTTTGGCTTAA
- the thrS gene encoding threonine--tRNA ligase gives MLNITLPDGSVRQFEAPVSVAQVAASIGAGLAKATVAGKVNGKLVDACDLITEDADLQIITPKDPEGVEIIRHSCAHLIGHAVKQLYPEAKMVIGPVIEDGFYYDIATEKPFTPEDVAKIEARMKELIAQDYDVIKVMTPRSETINTFKEREEEYKLRLIDDMPEVEAMGLYHHQEYVDMCRGPHVPNTRFLKNFKLTKLAGAYWRGDSNNEMLQRIYGTAWSTKDDLKAYITRMEEAEKRDHRKLGKQLDLFHLQDEAPGMVFWHPKGWALWQTIEQHMRKELDAAGYKEVKTPQIMDKTFWERSGHWENYKDNMFTTQSEKREYAVKPMNCPGHVQIFNHGLRSYRDLPMRLAEFGSCHRNEPSGALHGLMRVRGFVQDDAHIFCTEDQIVAESQAFNELLMRIYKQFGFHDVAVKLSLRPEQRAGSDEIWDKAEDGLREALRACGVEWEELPGEGAFYGPKIEYHVKDAIGRSWQCGTLQLDFVLPERLDAEYVTENNDRARPVMLHRAILGSLERFIGILIENHAGSFPLWLAPVQMVVMNITENQADYCRQVVERLRNEGFRVELDLRNEKIGYKIRDNSQYRFPYQVVVGEKEKQENKVAVRRKAEDLGSINVDDFIKHLKQEIAEALVNH, from the coding sequence ATGTTGAATATTACGTTGCCCGATGGTTCTGTCCGTCAGTTTGAAGCCCCTGTGTCTGTAGCGCAAGTTGCAGCCTCTATCGGAGCGGGCTTGGCTAAAGCCACGGTTGCGGGCAAGGTAAACGGCAAGCTGGTGGATGCTTGTGATTTGATTACGGAAGATGCTGATCTTCAAATTATTACGCCAAAGGATCCGGAAGGGGTAGAAATTATCCGCCATTCGTGTGCGCACTTGATAGGCCACGCTGTTAAACAACTGTATCCGGAAGCCAAGATGGTAATCGGCCCGGTTATCGAAGACGGTTTTTATTACGATATTGCAACTGAAAAGCCGTTCACCCCCGAGGATGTGGCAAAAATCGAAGCCCGCATGAAGGAACTGATCGCACAAGACTATGATGTCATCAAGGTCATGACTCCTCGATCGGAAACCATTAATACATTTAAAGAGCGGGAAGAAGAATATAAATTGCGCTTGATTGATGATATGCCTGAGGTAGAAGCTATGGGTTTGTATCATCATCAAGAATATGTCGATATGTGCCGTGGGCCGCACGTTCCAAATACCCGATTTTTGAAAAACTTTAAATTGACCAAGCTTGCGGGTGCGTATTGGCGTGGCGACAGCAATAACGAGATGCTGCAACGTATTTATGGTACGGCTTGGTCGACTAAAGATGATTTAAAAGCCTATATTACCCGTATGGAAGAAGCGGAAAAACGCGACCACCGCAAGCTTGGCAAGCAATTGGATTTGTTTCATCTGCAAGATGAAGCACCTGGTATGGTATTTTGGCATCCTAAAGGTTGGGCTTTGTGGCAAACCATTGAACAACATATGCGAAAAGAATTGGATGCTGCCGGTTATAAAGAGGTTAAAACACCTCAAATTATGGATAAAACTTTTTGGGAGCGTTCAGGTCATTGGGAAAACTATAAAGACAATATGTTCACCACACAGTCGGAAAAGCGCGAATATGCGGTTAAGCCGATGAATTGTCCTGGGCATGTTCAAATCTTTAATCATGGTTTGCGTTCGTATCGTGACTTGCCTATGCGTTTGGCTGAGTTTGGCTCTTGTCATCGAAACGAGCCAAGCGGAGCATTACATGGTTTGATGCGTGTTCGTGGTTTTGTACAAGATGATGCACATATCTTTTGTACCGAGGATCAGATTGTAGCGGAGTCACAAGCGTTTAACGAACTGCTGATGCGTATTTACAAGCAATTCGGTTTCCATGATGTTGCCGTAAAACTTTCACTGCGTCCGGAACAGCGTGCAGGCTCTGATGAAATTTGGGATAAAGCTGAAGATGGTTTGCGCGAAGCTCTGCGTGCTTGTGGTGTAGAATGGGAAGAGTTGCCGGGAGAGGGTGCGTTTTATGGTCCGAAAATCGAATATCATGTTAAAGACGCAATCGGACGTTCTTGGCAGTGTGGCACTTTGCAGCTCGACTTTGTATTGCCTGAACGGTTGGATGCGGAGTATGTGACGGAAAATAATGACCGTGCCCGTCCTGTTATGCTCCATAGGGCAATTTTAGGCTCATTGGAGCGTTTTATCGGGATTTTGATTGAAAACCATGCCGGCTCTTTCCCATTATGGTTGGCTCCGGTGCAAATGGTTGTCATGAATATTACCGAAAATCAAGCCGATTATTGTCGCCAAGTGGTTGAAAGACTGCGTAACGAAGGTTTCCGTGTCGAATTGGATTTACGTAACGAAAAAATCGGTTACAAGATTCGCGATAACAGTCAATATCGCTTCCCGTATCAGGTGGTTGTCGGTGAAAAAGAAAAACAAGAAAATAAAGTGGCGGTCCGCCGCAAAGCAGAAGACTTAGGTTCAATAAATGTTGATGATTTCATCAAACATTTGAAGCAAGAAATTGCAGAAGCCTTAGTTAATCATTAA
- the pheS gene encoding phenylalanine--tRNA ligase subunit alpha, translated as MQNVDQIVAAGIAAVEAASDFNALELVKAQYMGKTGELNALLKQLGQMSPEERKTIGAHINECKNSFQAAYNAKRDALNEAKLQAQLAAEALDVTLPGRVIDVGGLHPVTLTLQRVVELFHGMGFEVADGPEIEEDFYNFQALNIPQNHPARAMQDTFYVENGDVLRTHTSPIQIRYMLDKKEPPIRIIAPGRVYRVDSDATHSPMFHQAEGLWVEEGVNFADLKAVFTDFIRRFFERDDLQVRFRPSFFPFTEPSAEIDIMGENGKWLEVGGCGMVHPNVLRNVNIDSEKYTGFAFGIGLDRFAMLRYNVHDLRLFFDNDLSFLKQFR; from the coding sequence ATGCAAAATGTCGATCAAATAGTGGCAGCAGGTATTGCTGCCGTAGAAGCGGCTTCAGATTTTAATGCATTGGAGCTGGTTAAGGCTCAGTATATGGGCAAAACCGGTGAGTTAAATGCATTATTGAAGCAGTTGGGGCAAATGTCGCCAGAAGAGCGGAAAACTATCGGGGCCCATATTAATGAATGTAAAAATAGCTTTCAGGCAGCATACAATGCAAAGCGTGACGCTTTAAATGAAGCGAAATTACAGGCTCAATTGGCTGCAGAAGCTTTGGATGTGACTTTACCGGGTAGGGTAATCGATGTCGGAGGCTTGCATCCTGTTACTTTAACTTTACAGCGTGTAGTAGAACTTTTCCACGGTATGGGGTTTGAAGTTGCGGACGGCCCTGAGATTGAGGAAGATTTTTATAACTTCCAAGCTTTGAATATTCCTCAAAACCATCCGGCACGAGCCATGCAGGATACTTTTTATGTTGAAAACGGTGATGTGTTGCGTACGCATACTTCTCCAATACAGATTCGCTATATGTTGGATAAAAAGGAACCGCCGATCCGTATTATCGCTCCCGGCCGTGTATACCGTGTAGATTCAGATGCTACGCATTCTCCCATGTTCCATCAGGCTGAAGGTTTGTGGGTGGAAGAAGGAGTGAATTTTGCTGATTTGAAAGCGGTATTTACAGATTTTATCCGTCGTTTTTTTGAGCGAGATGATTTACAGGTTCGTTTCCGTCCTTCGTTTTTCCCATTTACTGAACCGTCTGCAGAAATAGATATCATGGGTGAAAATGGAAAGTGGTTGGAAGTAGGCGGCTGCGGTATGGTTCATCCCAATGTGTTGAGAAATGTGAATATTGATTCTGAAAAATACACTGGATTTGCTTTCGGAATAGGTTTGGATCGCTTTGCCATGCTTCGTTACAATGTCCATGATCTCCGTTTATTCTTTGATAACGACTTAAGTTTTTTGAAGCAGTTTAGATAA